One genomic window of Gossypium hirsutum isolate 1008001.06 chromosome D11, Gossypium_hirsutum_v2.1, whole genome shotgun sequence includes the following:
- the LOC107923326 gene encoding jasmonoyl--L-amino acid synthetase JAR4: MLEKMEILDVEKLIGDFEVMTKDAENVQRETLKMILEENGCAEYLQNMGLNGRTDPESFKACVPLVTHKDLEPYIQRVADGAFSPILTGKPITTISLSSGTTQGKPKFVPFNNELMETTLQIYHTSFAFRNREFPIENGKALQFIYSSKHSKTKGGLFAGTATTNVFRNPQFKKAMTAMQSECCSPDEVIVGPDFHQSLYCHLLCGLIFHEEIQLVSSTFAHSIVLAFRTFEQVWEELCDDIREGVLTSRITFPSVRSAMAKLLKPNPELAALIEKKCSRLSNWYGLIPELFPNVKYIYGIMTGSMEPYLKKLRHYAADVPLISADYGSSEGWIGANINPSLPPESTTYAVLPNIGYFEFIPLKENVEGHMQENGNVSFLSTEPKPVGLTEVKVGEEYEVIITSFAGLYRYRLGDVVKVMGFHNSTPELKFVCRRNLMLTINIDKNTEKDLQLAVEEAAKLIAEEKREVIDFSSNVDVSADPGHYVIFWEISGEVSDEVLKECCNCLDRSFVDAGYVSSRKVNAIGPLELRVVWKGTFHKILDHYLRLGAVVSQFKTPRYVGPTNNKVLQILCDNVAKNYFSTAF; this comes from the exons ATGTTGGAAAAGATGGAGATTCTGGACGTTGAAAAGCTAATAGGAGATTTCGAAGTAATGACCAAAGATGCTGAGAATGTTCAAAGAGAGACTTTAAAgatgattttggaagaaaatggATGCGCCGAGTATTTGCAGAATATGGGCCTCAATGGTAGAACTGACCCTGAAAGCTTCAAGGCTTGTGTTCCTCTCGTCACTCACAAGGACTTGGAGCCTTATATTCAAAGAGTTGCTGATGGTGCTTTTTCTCCGATTCTCACCGGAAAACCGATAACAACCATTTCTCTGAG CTCTGGCACTACTCAAGGAAAGCCCAAATTTGTGCCTTTCAATAATGAATTGATGGAAACTACTTTGCAGATATACCATACTTCCTTTGCTTTCAGAAACAG AGAATTTCCTATTGAGAATGGGAAGGCTTTGCAGTTCATTTACAGTAGCAAGCATAGCAAGACTAAAGGGGGTTTGTTTGCTGGAACTGCAACCACCAATGTTTTTCGCAATCCGCAGTTCAAAAAAGCGATGACAGCAATGCAATCTGAGTGTTGCAGCCCTGATGAGGTGATAGTTGGTCCTGATTTTCACCAATCTTTGTACTGCCATCTTTTATGCGGGCTGATTTTTCATGAGGAAATTCAGTTGGTTTCCTCTACTTTTGCACATAGCATTGTTCTTGCATTTCGAACTTTCGAACAAGTTTGGGAAGAGCTTTGTGATGATATAAGAGAAGGGGTCCTCACAAGCCGGATCACTTTTCCTTCTGTTCGATCTGCTATGGCCAAATTGCTGAAGCCAAATCCTGAATTGGCTGCTTTGATTGAGAAGAAATGTTCAAGATTAAGTAATTGGTATGGATTAATACCAGAGCTGTTCCCTAATGTTAAATACATTTATGGGATCATGACTGGGTCCATGGAGCCTTATCTGAAAAAGTTAAGGCATTATGCTGCGGATGTGCCTCTTATAAGTGCTGATTACGGTTCTTCTGAGGGGTGGATTGGGGCAAATATCAATCCAAGTCTACCTCCTGAGTCAACTACTTATGCTGTGCTTCCTAATATTGGGTATTTTGAGTTCATTCCTCTGAAAGAGAATGTTGAGGGGCATATGCAAGAAAATGGCAATGTTTCTTTCCTTTCCACGGAGCCAAAGCCAGTGGGTCTCACTGAAGTTAAGGTTGGTGAAGAATATGAGGTTATCATCACAAGCTTTGCAG GTTTATACAGGTATAGGTTAGGGGACGTGGTCAAGGTTATGGGCTTCCATAACTCAACCCCGGAACTGAAATTTGTTTGCAGGAGGAATCTCATGCTCACCATAAACATCGACAAGAACACCGAGAAAGATTTACAACTTGCCGTGGAAGAAGCCGCCAAGTTAATTGCCGAGGAAAAACGGGAAGTGATTGATTTCTCTAGTAATGTGGACGTATCGGCTGACCCAGGTCATTATGTGATCTTTTGGGAAATTAGTGGGGAAGTAAGCGACGAGGTCCTAAAAGAATGTTGCAATTGTTTGGATCGATCTTTCGTGGATGCAGGCTATGTTAGTTCACGCAAGGTTAATGCCATTGGTCCCCTTGAGCTCCGAGTTGTTTGGAAGGGAACTTTCCACAAGATTCTTGATCACTATTTAAGATTAGGAGCTGTTGTTAGTCAATTCAAAACACCGCGATATGTAGGGCCGACAAACAATAAAGTGTTGCAAATCTTGTGTGACAATGTTGCTAAGAActatttcagtactgctttctag
- the LOC107923052 gene encoding jasmonoyl--L-amino acid synthetase JAR4 isoform X1, producing the protein MLEKKEILDVEKVIRDFEVLTKDAENVQRETLKMILEENGCAEYLQNLGLNGRTDPESFKACVPLVTHKDLEPCIQRVADGAFSPILTGKPITTISISSGTTQGKPKFVPFNDEMMETTLQIFRTSFAFRNKEFPIENGRALQFIYSSKQIKTKGGLFAGTATSNVFRNSQFRKAMKAMQSECCSPDEVIFGPDFHQSLYCHLLCGLIFHEEIQLVSSSFAYSIVLAFRTFEQVWEELCDDIREGVLTSRITFPPVRSAMAKLLKPNPELADMIEKKCSGLNNWYGLIPELFPNVKYIYGIMTGCMEPYLKKLRHYAADVPLISADYGSSEGWIGANINPSLPPESATYAVLPNIGYFEFIPLKENVEEHMQENGNVSFLSMEPKPVDLTEVRVGEEYEVIITNFGGLYRYKLGDVVKVMGFHNSTTELKFVCRRNVMLAINIDKSTEQDLQFAVEEAAKLISKKKLEVIDFSSNVDVSTDPGHYVIFWEISGQVSDEVLTECCNCLDRSFVDGGYVSSRKVDAIGPLELCVVRRGTFQKVLDHYLGLGAALSQFKTPRCVRPTNNKVLQILCDNVAKNYFSTAF; encoded by the exons ATGTTGGAAAAGAAGGAAATTCTGGATGTTGAAAAGGTAATAAGAGATTTCGAAGTATTGACCAAAGATGCTGAGAATGTTCAAAGAGAGACTTTAAAgatgattttggaagaaaatggATGCGCTGAGTATTTGCAAAATCTGGGCCTCAATGGCAGAACTGACCCTGAAAGCTTCAAAGCTTGTGTTCCTCTCGTCACTCACAAGGACTTGGAGCCTTGTATTCAAAGAGTTGCTGATGGTGCTTTTTCCCCGATTCTCACCGGAAAACCAATAACAACCATTTCTATCAG CTCTGGCACTACTCAAGGAAAGCCCAAATTTGTGCCTTTTAATGACGAAATGATGGAAACTACTTTGCAGATATTCCGTACTTCTTTTGCTTTTAGAAACAA AGAATTTCCTATTGAAAATGGGAGGGCTTTGCAGTTCATTTACAGTAGCAAGCAGATTAAAACCAAAGGGGGTTTGTTTGCTGGAACTGCAACCAGCAATGTCTTTCGCAATTCGCAGTTCAGAAAAGCGATGAAAGCAATGCAATCTGAGTGCTGTAGCCCTGATGAGGTGATATTTGGTCCTGATTTTCACCAATCTTTGTACTGCCATCTTTTATGTGGGCTGATTTTTCATGAGGAAATTCAGTTGGTTTCCTCTTCTTTTGCATATAGCATTGTTCTTGCATTTCGAACTTTCGAACAAGTTTGGGAAGAGCTTTGTGATGATATAAGAGAAGGGGTCCTCACAAGTCGGATCACATTTCCTCCTGTCCGGTCTGCTATGGCCAAATTGCTGAAGCCAAATCCTGAATTGGCTGATATGATTGAGAAGAAATGTTCAGGATTAAATAATTGGTATGGATTAATACCAGAGCTGTTCCCTAATGTTAAATACATTTATGGGATAATGACTGGGTGCATGGAGCCTTATCTGAAAAAGTTAAGGCATTATGCTGCGGATGTACCTCTTATAAGTGCTGATTACGGTTCTTCTGAGGGGTGGATTGGGGCAAATATCAATCCAAGTCTACCTCCTGAGTCAGCTACTTATGCTGTGCTTCCTAATATTGGGTATTTTGAGTTCATTCCTCTGAAAGAGAATGTTGAGGAGCATATGCAAGAGAATGGCAATGTTTCTTTCCTTTCCATGGAGCCAAAGCCAGTGGATCTTACTGAAGTTAGGGTTGGTGAAGAATATGAAGTTATCATCACGAACTTTGGAG GTTTATACAGATATAAGCTAGGGGATGTGGTCAAGGTTATGGGCTTCCATAACTCAACCACGGAACTGAAATTTGTTTGCAGGAGAAATGTCATGCTCGCCATAAACATCGACAAGAGCACCGAGCAAGATTTACAATTTGCCGTGGAAGAAGCCGCCAAGTTAATTTCCAAGAAAAAGCTGGAAGTGATTGATTTCTCTAGTAATGTGGATGTATCAACTGACCCAGGTCATTATGTGATATTTTGGGAAATTAGTGGGCAAGTAAGCGATGAGGTCCTAACAGAATGCTGCAATTGTTTGGATAGATCTTTCGTGGATGGAGGCTATGTTAGTTCACGAAAGGTTGATGCCATTGGTCCCCTCGAGCTTTGTGTTGTTCGGAGGGGAACTTTCCAGAAGGTTCTTGATCATTACTTAGGATTAGGAGCAGCTCTTAGTCAATTCAAAACACCGCGATGTGTACGGCCGACAAACAATAAAGTGTTACAAATCTTATGTGACAATGTTGCCAAAAACTATTTCAGCACTGCTTTCTAG
- the LOC107923052 gene encoding jasmonoyl--L-amino acid synthetase JAR4 isoform X2, producing MLEKKEILDVEKVIRDFEVLTKDAENVQRETLKMILEENGCAEYLQNLGLNGRTDPESFKACVPLVTHKDLEPCIQRVADGAFSPILTGKPITTISISSGTTQGKPKFVPFNDEMMETTLQIFRTSFAFRNKEFPIENGRALQFIYSSKQIKTKGGLFAGTATSNVFRNSQFRKAMKAMQSECCSPDEVIFGPDFHQSLYCHLLCGLIFHEEIQLVSSSFAYSIVLAFRTFEQVWEELCDDIREGVLTSRITFPPVRSAMAKLLKPNPELADMIEKKCSGLNNWYGLIPELFPNVKYIYGIMTGCMEPYLKKLRHYAADVPLISADYGSSEGWIGANINPSLPPESATYAVLPNIGYFEFIPLKENVEEHMQENGNVSFLSMEPKPVDLTEVRVGEEYEVIITNFGGEMSCSP from the exons ATGTTGGAAAAGAAGGAAATTCTGGATGTTGAAAAGGTAATAAGAGATTTCGAAGTATTGACCAAAGATGCTGAGAATGTTCAAAGAGAGACTTTAAAgatgattttggaagaaaatggATGCGCTGAGTATTTGCAAAATCTGGGCCTCAATGGCAGAACTGACCCTGAAAGCTTCAAAGCTTGTGTTCCTCTCGTCACTCACAAGGACTTGGAGCCTTGTATTCAAAGAGTTGCTGATGGTGCTTTTTCCCCGATTCTCACCGGAAAACCAATAACAACCATTTCTATCAG CTCTGGCACTACTCAAGGAAAGCCCAAATTTGTGCCTTTTAATGACGAAATGATGGAAACTACTTTGCAGATATTCCGTACTTCTTTTGCTTTTAGAAACAA AGAATTTCCTATTGAAAATGGGAGGGCTTTGCAGTTCATTTACAGTAGCAAGCAGATTAAAACCAAAGGGGGTTTGTTTGCTGGAACTGCAACCAGCAATGTCTTTCGCAATTCGCAGTTCAGAAAAGCGATGAAAGCAATGCAATCTGAGTGCTGTAGCCCTGATGAGGTGATATTTGGTCCTGATTTTCACCAATCTTTGTACTGCCATCTTTTATGTGGGCTGATTTTTCATGAGGAAATTCAGTTGGTTTCCTCTTCTTTTGCATATAGCATTGTTCTTGCATTTCGAACTTTCGAACAAGTTTGGGAAGAGCTTTGTGATGATATAAGAGAAGGGGTCCTCACAAGTCGGATCACATTTCCTCCTGTCCGGTCTGCTATGGCCAAATTGCTGAAGCCAAATCCTGAATTGGCTGATATGATTGAGAAGAAATGTTCAGGATTAAATAATTGGTATGGATTAATACCAGAGCTGTTCCCTAATGTTAAATACATTTATGGGATAATGACTGGGTGCATGGAGCCTTATCTGAAAAAGTTAAGGCATTATGCTGCGGATGTACCTCTTATAAGTGCTGATTACGGTTCTTCTGAGGGGTGGATTGGGGCAAATATCAATCCAAGTCTACCTCCTGAGTCAGCTACTTATGCTGTGCTTCCTAATATTGGGTATTTTGAGTTCATTCCTCTGAAAGAGAATGTTGAGGAGCATATGCAAGAGAATGGCAATGTTTCTTTCCTTTCCATGGAGCCAAAGCCAGTGGATCTTACTGAAGTTAGGGTTGGTGAAGAATATGAAGTTATCATCACGAACTTTGGAG GAGAAATGTCATGCTCGCCATAA